In the genome of Sphingomonas naphthae, one region contains:
- a CDS encoding endonuclease domain-containing protein, whose translation MTRARRLRRDLSLPEGLLWQRLRRRAGSAKFRRQHPLGPYIIDFYCAAAKLAIEVDGEAHNRGTRPQRDAVRDDYIRARGLDLLHIRADEVLADPDAIAGIIIRTALPLHRPTGGPPPHAPHGEELHGAV comes from the coding sequence GTGACGCGCGCGCGCCGTCTGCGTCGGGACCTCAGCCTGCCCGAAGGCCTGCTGTGGCAGCGCCTGCGCCGCCGCGCCGGCAGCGCGAAATTCCGGCGCCAACACCCACTGGGGCCTTACATCATCGACTTCTATTGCGCGGCCGCAAAGCTGGCGATCGAAGTCGATGGCGAAGCCCACAATCGTGGCACACGTCCACAACGCGATGCGGTTCGAGATGATTACATCCGCGCCCGGGGGCTAGATCTCCTTCACATCCGCGCGGATGAGGTGCTGGCCGATCCTGATGCGATCGCCGGCATCATCATCCGCACCGCATTGCCCCTCCACCGCCCTACGGGCGGTCCCCCTCCCCATGCTCCGCATGGGGAGGAACTTCACGGAGCCGTCTGA
- a CDS encoding NAD(P) transhydrogenase subunit alpha, whose product MDFISILSIFVMACFVGYYVVWSVTPALHTPLMAVTNAISSVIIVGALIASAAAGSATAKYLGLLAVVLASVNIFGGFAVTERMLAMYKKKERKG is encoded by the coding sequence ATGGACTTCATCTCGATCCTGTCGATCTTCGTCATGGCCTGTTTCGTGGGCTATTATGTCGTCTGGTCGGTCACCCCGGCGCTGCACACGCCGCTGATGGCGGTCACCAACGCGATTTCGTCGGTCATCATCGTCGGCGCGCTGATCGCCAGCGCGGCGGCGGGGTCGGCGACGGCGAAATATCTTGGGCTGCTCGCGGTGGTGCTGGCCTCGGTCAACATCTTCGGCGGCTTCGCCGTCACCGAGCGGATGCTCGCCATGTACAAGAAGAAGGAGCGGAAGGGCTGA
- a CDS encoding NAD(P)(+) transhydrogenase (Re/Si-specific) subunit beta: MHEAVNPWVALAYLVAGVCFVLALRGLSSPSTSRRGNRLGIFGMALAVGTTLFTHDIASLPEILIAIAIGGAIGFVTARKIAMTDMPQLVAAFHSLVGLAAVLVAAAAFLNPDAFGILDAATGHINPVSRVEMGLGVAIGAITFSGSVIAFLKLAGKMSGKPIMLPGRHVINLGTLAAILALTVYFITDDAPWVFFTITALSFVIGFLLIIPIGGADMPVVVSMLNSYSGWAAAAMGFTLHNSAMIITGALVGSSGAILSYIMCKAMNRSFISVIAGGFGGDSGSGPAAAATDRPWKRGSAEDAAFLMSQAEQVIIVPGYGMAVAQAQHALREMGDTLKAQGVKVKYAIHPVAGRMPGHMNVLLAEANVPYDEVFELEDINSEFAQSDVAFVIGANDVTNPAAKTDKTSPIYGMPILDVEKAKTVLFIKRSMGGVGYAGVDNEVFYRDNTMMLLADAKKMVEEIVKAMNH; encoded by the coding sequence ATGCATGAAGCGGTGAACCCTTGGGTGGCGCTGGCCTATCTGGTGGCGGGCGTGTGCTTCGTCCTGGCGCTGCGCGGCCTGTCGAGCCCGTCGACCAGCCGGCGCGGCAACCGCCTCGGCATCTTCGGCATGGCGCTGGCGGTGGGGACGACCTTGTTCACCCACGACATCGCCTCGCTGCCCGAAATCCTGATCGCCATCGCCATCGGCGGCGCGATCGGCTTCGTCACCGCGCGCAAGATCGCCATGACGGACATGCCGCAGCTCGTCGCCGCCTTCCACTCGCTGGTCGGCCTCGCCGCCGTGCTGGTGGCCGCCGCCGCCTTCCTCAACCCCGACGCCTTCGGCATCCTCGATGCCGCGACCGGCCACATCAACCCGGTCAGCCGCGTCGAGATGGGCCTCGGCGTCGCGATCGGCGCGATCACCTTCTCCGGCTCGGTCATCGCCTTCCTGAAACTGGCGGGCAAGATGTCGGGCAAGCCGATCATGCTGCCCGGCCGCCACGTCATCAACCTCGGCACGCTCGCCGCGATCCTCGCGCTCACCGTCTATTTCATCACCGACGACGCGCCGTGGGTGTTCTTCACCATCACCGCCTTGAGCTTCGTGATCGGCTTCCTGCTCATCATCCCGATCGGCGGCGCGGACATGCCCGTCGTCGTCTCGATGCTGAACAGCTATTCGGGCTGGGCCGCCGCCGCGATGGGCTTCACGCTCCACAATTCGGCGATGATCATCACCGGCGCGCTGGTGGGTTCCTCGGGCGCGATCCTCAGCTACATCATGTGCAAGGCGATGAACCGCAGCTTCATCAGCGTGATCGCGGGCGGCTTCGGCGGCGACAGCGGCTCAGGCCCCGCCGCCGCCGCGACCGACCGCCCGTGGAAGCGCGGCTCCGCCGAGGATGCCGCCTTCCTGATGAGCCAGGCCGAACAGGTCATCATCGTCCCCGGCTACGGCATGGCCGTCGCCCAGGCGCAGCACGCGCTGCGCGAAATGGGCGACACGCTGAAGGCGCAGGGCGTGAAGGTGAAATACGCCATCCACCCCGTCGCCGGCCGCATGCCCGGCCACATGAACGTGCTGCTCGCCGAAGCCAACGTCCCCTATGACGAGGTGTTCGAGCTGGAGGACATCAACAGCGAATTCGCGCAGAGCGACGTCGCGTTCGTGATCGGCGCCAACGACGTCACCAACCCGGCCGCCAAGACCGACAAGACCTCGCCGATCTACGGCATGCCGATCCTCGACGTGGAAAAGGCCAAGACCGTCCTCTTCATCAAGCGGTCGATGGGCGGCGTGGGCTATGCCGGCGTCGACAACGAAGTCTTCTACCGCGACAACACGATGATGCTGCTGGCCGACGCCAAGAAGATGGTCGAGGAAATCGTGAAGGCCATGAACCACTGA
- a CDS encoding glutathione S-transferase family protein has protein sequence MWQLFQFPLCPFSRKVRLALGEKGVGYGLIRESPWEQRDEFIDMNPAAQTPVMRDPDTGMTLIDSSAICEYFEETIDKAPLIPGQAPDRAEVRRLVAWFDQIFYREVVAPLLYERMEKRLVHRKSPDAAQLREAMKRANTHLDYVDYLIDHRRWLGGPLFSLADLAGAAHISVADYLGGIDWRGHRSTREWYAGLKSRPSFRPLLGERMEVIAPPDHYDKVDF, from the coding sequence ATGTGGCAACTCTTCCAGTTCCCGCTCTGCCCCTTCTCGCGCAAGGTCCGCCTGGCGCTCGGCGAGAAGGGGGTGGGCTATGGCCTGATCCGCGAATCGCCGTGGGAGCAGCGGGACGAATTCATCGACATGAACCCCGCCGCGCAGACGCCGGTGATGCGCGATCCCGATACGGGGATGACGCTGATCGACAGCTCGGCGATCTGCGAATATTTCGAGGAGACGATCGACAAGGCGCCGCTGATCCCCGGCCAGGCGCCCGATCGCGCCGAGGTGCGGCGGCTGGTGGCGTGGTTCGACCAGATCTTCTATCGCGAGGTGGTGGCGCCTTTGCTGTACGAGCGGATGGAAAAGCGCCTCGTCCACCGCAAGTCGCCCGACGCGGCGCAGCTGCGCGAGGCGATGAAGCGGGCGAACACGCATCTGGATTATGTCGATTATCTGATCGATCACCGCCGCTGGCTGGGCGGGCCGCTGTTCAGCCTCGCCGATCTGGCGGGGGCGGCGCATATTTCGGTCGCGGATTATCTGGGCGGGATCGACTGGCGCGGGCATCGCTCGACGCGGGAATGGTATGCCGGGCTGAAGAGCCGGCCGAGCTTCCGCCCCCTGCTGGGCGAGCGGATGGAGGTGATCGCGCCGCCGGACCATTACGACAAGGTGGACTTCTGA
- a CDS encoding amidase, which translates to MKRILLACTLIAAPLAAKTAVEERSITQLQDDLTTGRTTSVKLVKAYFDRIAKLDRAGPHLNSVIALNPDALKDAAARDAARKAGRPQGPLFGVPILIKDNIESLEPIPTTAGSLALAANVTHRDAPVVARLRAAGAIILGKTNLSEWANFRSNRSTSGWSGAGGLTRNPYATRRSACGSSSGSGAAAAASLAAAAIGTETDGSVTCPAAINGLVGLKPTVGLVSRSRIIPISPSQDTAGPMTRDVRDAAILLTAMAGTDPADPATAEADTRKADYLAALDPAALTGKRIGVMRFAAGFDPAVDALFATALADLKAAGATLVEIPALDRTGMGAAETTILRTEFVEALNAYLATTPPAVTARTLDQLIAFNTAHADREMPWFGQETFEKAAATKGTRSPEYRAAKDTAARKSRTEGIDRMLATDTLDALIFPTLGPSWTMDLVGGDHFNGGGGGSLAAVAGYPHLTVPMGQVKGLPVGLSFIGPAWSEARLLALGYAYEKRTHRRLPPTYTEGP; encoded by the coding sequence ATGAAGCGCATCCTGCTCGCCTGCACCCTGATCGCCGCGCCGCTGGCCGCGAAAACGGCGGTGGAGGAACGATCGATCACCCAGTTGCAGGACGATCTCACCACCGGCCGCACGACATCGGTGAAGCTGGTGAAGGCCTATTTCGATCGCATCGCGAAGCTCGACCGCGCCGGCCCGCACCTCAACAGCGTGATCGCGCTCAACCCCGATGCGCTGAAGGACGCCGCTGCCCGCGACGCCGCGCGCAAGGCCGGCCGGCCGCAAGGCCCCCTCTTCGGCGTGCCGATCCTGATAAAAGACAATATCGAGAGCCTCGAGCCCATCCCCACCACCGCCGGATCGCTCGCGCTCGCTGCCAACGTCACCCACCGCGACGCGCCCGTGGTCGCCCGCCTCCGCGCGGCCGGCGCGATCATCCTGGGCAAGACCAACCTCAGCGAATGGGCCAATTTCCGCTCGAACCGCTCGACCAGCGGGTGGAGCGGCGCGGGCGGCCTCACCCGCAACCCCTATGCCACCCGCCGCAGCGCCTGCGGCTCCTCCTCGGGCAGCGGCGCGGCGGCGGCGGCCAGCCTTGCGGCGGCGGCGATCGGCACCGAGACCGACGGCTCGGTCACCTGCCCCGCCGCGATCAACGGCCTCGTCGGGCTGAAGCCCACCGTCGGCCTCGTCTCGCGCAGCCGCATCATCCCCATCTCCCCCAGCCAGGACACCGCCGGCCCGATGACCCGCGACGTCCGCGACGCCGCCATTCTCCTCACCGCGATGGCCGGCACCGACCCGGCCGACCCCGCCACGGCGGAGGCCGACACCCGCAAGGCCGATTACCTCGCCGCGCTCGACCCCGCCGCGCTCACCGGCAAGCGCATCGGCGTGATGCGCTTCGCCGCCGGCTTCGATCCCGCCGTGGACGCGCTGTTCGCCACCGCGCTCGCCGATCTGAAGGCCGCCGGCGCCACCCTCGTCGAAATCCCCGCGCTCGACCGCACCGGCATGGGCGCGGCGGAAACCACGATCCTCCGCACCGAATTCGTCGAGGCCCTCAACGCCTATCTCGCCACCACGCCCCCGGCCGTCACCGCCCGCACGCTCGACCAGCTCATCGCCTTCAACACCGCCCACGCCGATCGCGAGATGCCCTGGTTTGGGCAGGAGACGTTCGAGAAAGCCGCCGCCACCAAGGGCACCCGATCCCCCGAATATCGCGCCGCGAAAGACACCGCCGCCCGCAAATCCCGCACCGAGGGCATCGACCGGATGCTCGCCACCGACACGCTCGACGCTTTGATCTTCCCCACCCTTGGCCCCAGCTGGACGATGGATCTCGTCGGCGGCGATCATTTCAACGGCGGCGGCGGCGGATCGCTCGCGGCGGTCGCGGGCTATCCGCACCTCACCGTGCCGATGGGGCAGGTAAAGGGCCTCCCCGTCGGCCTCTCCTTCATCGGCCCCGCCTGGTCCGAGGCGCGCCTCCTCGCCCTAGGCTACGCCTACGAAAAACGCACCCACCGCCGCCTGCCGCCGACTTATACGGAGGGGCCGTGA
- a CDS encoding exodeoxyribonuclease VII small subunit produces MTDAADDTGIGTLSFEEALKRLETIVHRLESGEASLDEAITLYGEGDRLRAQCEARLKSAEARIEKIVAGGDGRAGGVRPFDEA; encoded by the coding sequence ATGACGGATGCGGCTGACGACACGGGCATAGGCACGCTCTCCTTCGAGGAGGCGCTCAAGCGGCTGGAGACGATCGTCCACCGGCTGGAAAGCGGCGAGGCCTCGCTCGACGAGGCGATCACCCTCTATGGCGAGGGCGATCGGCTGCGCGCGCAATGCGAGGCGCGGCTGAAATCGGCCGAGGCGCGCATCGAGAAGATCGTGGCGGGCGGCGACGGCCGCGCGGGCGGCGTCCGCCCGTTCGACGAGGCATGA
- a CDS encoding polyprenyl synthetase family protein — protein sequence MSSAVASIVDMNLKAAMERIAGEIDEGFDRLLAVPDDGRARLYEAMRHAAIGGGKRLRPLLVAAGCNLFRVDRGSAIRVGLAIEAIHVYSLIHDDMPCMDDDDMRRGKPTVHRLYDEATAVLAGDSLHALAFEWLVDPATHADPFVRADLVAEIARASGPAGMAGGQMMDLAAEDASFDLTGVTRLQQLKTGALIGACLESAAILGHVPPEGRRPLRGYARDIGLAFQIADDLLDVEGDAEAAGKAVGKDAAAGKATFVSLLGVERARTQAAMLVEQAIGHLASFGAEADLLRQIARYIIERDR from the coding sequence ATGAGTTCGGCCGTGGCGTCGATCGTCGACATGAACCTGAAGGCCGCGATGGAGCGCATCGCCGGCGAGATCGACGAGGGCTTCGATCGCCTCCTCGCCGTGCCCGACGACGGCCGCGCCCGCCTCTATGAAGCGATGCGCCATGCCGCGATCGGCGGCGGCAAGCGGCTGCGCCCGCTGCTCGTGGCGGCCGGCTGCAACCTGTTCCGCGTCGATCGCGGCAGCGCGATCCGCGTCGGCCTCGCGATCGAGGCGATCCACGTCTACAGCCTGATCCACGACGACATGCCCTGCATGGACGACGACGACATGCGGCGCGGCAAGCCCACCGTCCACCGCCTCTACGACGAGGCGACGGCGGTGCTGGCCGGCGACAGCCTCCACGCCCTCGCCTTCGAATGGCTGGTCGATCCCGCCACCCACGCCGATCCCTTCGTCCGCGCCGATCTGGTGGCGGAAATCGCCCGCGCCTCCGGCCCGGCGGGCATGGCCGGCGGCCAGATGATGGACCTCGCCGCCGAGGACGCCTCGTTCGACCTCACCGGCGTCACCCGGCTCCAGCAGCTCAAGACCGGCGCGCTGATCGGCGCCTGCCTGGAAAGCGCCGCCATCCTCGGCCACGTCCCGCCCGAAGGCCGCCGCCCTTTACGCGGCTATGCCCGCGACATCGGCCTCGCCTTCCAGATCGCCGACGATCTGCTCGACGTGGAGGGCGATGCCGAGGCGGCCGGCAAGGCCGTCGGCAAGGATGCCGCCGCCGGCAAGGCGACCTTCGTGTCGCTGCTCGGCGTCGAGCGCGCGCGCACCCAGGCGGCGATGCTGGTCGAGCAGGCGATCGGCCACCTCGCCAGCTTCGGCGCCGAGGCCGATCTCCTCCGCCAGATCGCCCGCTACATCATCGAACGCGATCGCTGA
- the coaD gene encoding pantetheine-phosphate adenylyltransferase, translating into MRTAVYPGTFDPVTLGHLDIIARAARLFDRLVIGVSTNPGKTPLFSLDERIALMEAECAAFAGAIVVKPFEGLVTKFAEAEGAVAIVRGLRSGTDFDYENQMAQLNRGMAGTVESVFLMAAAALQPVSSSFVREIGRMGGDIAPLVTATVERAVLAKLGR; encoded by the coding sequence ATGCGCACGGCCGTCTATCCCGGCACCTTCGATCCGGTGACGCTCGGCCACCTCGACATCATCGCCCGCGCCGCCCGTCTGTTCGACCGGCTCGTGATCGGCGTCTCCACCAACCCCGGCAAGACGCCCCTCTTCTCGCTGGACGAGCGCATCGCCCTGATGGAGGCCGAATGCGCCGCCTTCGCGGGCGCGATCGTGGTCAAGCCTTTCGAGGGGCTGGTGACCAAATTCGCCGAGGCCGAAGGCGCCGTCGCGATCGTGCGCGGCCTGCGCAGCGGCACCGATTTCGATTACGAAAACCAGATGGCCCAGCTCAATCGCGGCATGGCCGGCACGGTGGAATCCGTCTTCCTGATGGCCGCCGCCGCCCTCCAGCCCGTCTCCTCCTCCTTCGTCCGCGAAATCGGCCGCATGGGCGGCGACATCGCCCCCCTGGTCACCGCCACGGTAGAACGCGCCGTCCTCGCCAAGCTCGGCCGCTGA
- a CDS encoding peptidylprolyl isomerase, whose protein sequence is MKTNFLIGLTGILFAGGLAVAQTPATAPAPSAPPAASPDNMLNLDLSTGGRVVIELRPDKAPNSVERIKVLTRRGFYDGLVFHRVIEGFMAQGGDPKGDGTGGSDLPDLKAEFNDLPHVRGTMAMARSQSPDSANSQFYIILSPSFTLDKKYTIIGRVVSGMGFVDLLEKGEPPANPSKIVKASIGDALPYVMPAPTPAPQPAPPPAAAKPAAPKPAPKAVKKR, encoded by the coding sequence ATGAAGACGAATTTCCTGATCGGCCTGACGGGCATCCTGTTCGCTGGCGGCCTCGCCGTCGCCCAGACCCCGGCGACCGCGCCCGCCCCCTCCGCGCCGCCGGCCGCCAGCCCGGACAATATGCTCAACCTCGATCTATCGACCGGCGGCCGGGTCGTGATCGAGCTGCGGCCCGACAAGGCACCCAATTCGGTCGAGCGGATCAAGGTGCTGACGCGGCGTGGCTTCTACGATGGCCTCGTCTTCCACCGCGTCATCGAAGGCTTCATGGCGCAGGGCGGCGATCCCAAGGGCGACGGCACCGGCGGCTCCGACCTGCCCGACCTGAAGGCCGAGTTCAACGATCTGCCCCACGTACGCGGCACGATGGCGATGGCGCGCTCGCAATCGCCCGACAGCGCCAACAGCCAATTCTACATCATCCTCTCGCCCAGCTTCACGCTCGACAAGAAATACACCATCATCGGCCGCGTCGTCTCCGGCATGGGCTTCGTCGACCTGCTCGAAAAGGGTGAGCCGCCGGCCAATCCGTCGAAGATCGTGAAGGCCAGCATCGGCGACGCCCTGCCCTATGTGATGCCGGCCCCCACCCCGGCGCCCCAGCCAGCGCCGCCCCCGGCCGCCGCCAAACCCGCTGCGCCCAAGCCCGCGCCGAAGGCCGTGAAGAAGCGCTGA
- the queA gene encoding tRNA preQ1(34) S-adenosylmethionine ribosyltransferase-isomerase QueA, whose protein sequence is MRVDLFDFDLPADRIALRPATPRDAARMLVVRGDVLADRAVSDLPNELRAGDLLVFNDTRVIPAQLEGTRGEARIGATLHKREGPRRWQAFVRNAKRLKAGDRILFGEGVEAEVADKLDTGAVTLDFLGDEPVEILLERAGRMPLPPYIAQRRPADAQDRADYQTMFATREGAVAAPTAALHFTDRLMAGLAARGIEHTTLTLHVGAGTFLPVKADDTDDHRMHAEWGRIDAATAARINATRAAGNRVIAVGTTSLRLIESAAAEDGQVHPFEGDTAIFITPGYRFRGSDGLMTNFHLPKSTLFMLVSALMGTDRMQAAYAHAIAEGYRFYSYGDGSLLLP, encoded by the coding sequence ATGCGCGTCGATCTCTTCGATTTCGATCTTCCCGCCGACCGCATCGCCCTCCGCCCCGCCACCCCGCGCGATGCGGCGCGGATGCTGGTCGTGCGCGGCGACGTGCTGGCGGATCGCGCCGTCTCCGATCTGCCGAACGAACTGCGCGCGGGCGACCTGCTCGTCTTCAACGACACCCGTGTCATCCCGGCCCAGCTGGAGGGCACGCGCGGCGAGGCCCGCATCGGCGCGACCCTCCACAAGCGTGAGGGGCCGCGCCGCTGGCAGGCGTTCGTCCGCAACGCCAAGCGGCTGAAGGCCGGCGACCGCATCCTCTTCGGCGAAGGCGTCGAGGCCGAAGTCGCCGACAAGCTCGACACCGGCGCGGTGACGCTCGACTTTCTCGGCGACGAACCGGTCGAGATCCTTCTCGAACGCGCCGGCCGCATGCCGCTGCCGCCCTATATCGCCCAGCGCCGCCCCGCCGACGCGCAGGACCGCGCCGATTACCAGACGATGTTCGCCACCCGCGAGGGCGCGGTCGCCGCGCCGACGGCCGCGCTCCACTTCACCGATCGGCTGATGGCGGGTCTGGCGGCGCGCGGTATCGAGCACACCACCCTCACCCTCCACGTCGGCGCCGGCACCTTCCTGCCTGTCAAGGCCGACGATACCGACGATCACCGGATGCACGCCGAATGGGGCCGCATCGACGCCGCCACCGCCGCCCGCATCAACGCCACCCGCGCCGCCGGCAACCGGGTCATCGCCGTCGGCACCACCAGCCTGCGCCTGATCGAAAGCGCCGCCGCCGAGGACGGCCAGGTCCACCCCTTCGAGGGCGACACCGCCATCTTCATCACCCCCGGCTACCGCTTCCGCGGCAGCGACGGCCTGATGACCAACTTCCATTTGCCCAAATCGACGCTGTTCATGCTGGTATCGGCGCTGATGGGCACCGATCGGATGCAGGCGGCCTATGCCCACGCCATCGCCGAAGGCTACCGCTTCTATTCCTACGGCGACGGATCGCTGCTGCTGCCCTGA
- a CDS encoding FAS1-like dehydratase domain-containing protein gives MAVTVLDCSDIDQYLGKPISSSRIREPISNNDIRRWAQGMHYPNLLHYDPTFAQKSRHGRIVAQQSFPVAIDDGMGTSPACVGFIADSHLLFGGDEWWFEDQPVFGGDWIHNERIPFDYVVKETKLAGPTCFQRGDNFYRNQHGQLIAKQRSTAIRYNAAAGAANVDTSEFDDPIWTRDDLAALEIRKAGWIRMLRQLGHRERWWDDVAISDTLPERVFGPHSIASFTTEWRSWIINTWGAVQVRKFDMESFGFSPDMAGCENDPDMLIENPELTDGAYIGPSRGHLFPEFARTIGMPRGYGYGGAMGSWVTDFLSGWAGEHGMVVHSIANYRGPALTGDITIQTAEVVDKTVDTEGRHLIHVKHLMRNQKGTTMATGTAEIRLPKKPG, from the coding sequence ATGGCCGTCACCGTGCTCGACTGTTCCGATATCGATCAATATCTCGGCAAGCCGATCAGCTCTTCGCGCATCCGCGAGCCGATCTCGAACAACGATATCCGCCGCTGGGCGCAGGGGATGCATTACCCCAACCTCCTCCATTACGACCCCACCTTCGCGCAGAAGAGCCGCCACGGCCGGATCGTCGCGCAGCAGAGCTTCCCGGTCGCGATCGACGACGGCATGGGCACCTCACCCGCCTGCGTCGGCTTCATCGCCGATTCCCATCTGCTGTTCGGCGGCGACGAATGGTGGTTCGAGGATCAGCCCGTGTTCGGCGGCGACTGGATCCATAACGAGCGCATCCCCTTCGACTATGTCGTCAAGGAGACCAAGCTGGCCGGCCCCACCTGTTTCCAGCGCGGCGACAATTTCTATCGTAACCAGCATGGCCAGCTGATCGCCAAGCAGCGCTCGACGGCGATCCGCTACAATGCCGCCGCCGGCGCCGCCAACGTCGATACGTCCGAATTCGACGATCCGATCTGGACCCGCGACGACCTCGCCGCGCTCGAGATCCGCAAGGCCGGCTGGATCAGGATGCTGCGCCAGCTTGGCCATCGGGAGCGGTGGTGGGACGACGTGGCCATCAGCGATACGCTGCCCGAGCGCGTCTTCGGCCCGCATTCGATCGCCAGCTTCACCACCGAATGGCGCTCGTGGATCATCAACACCTGGGGCGCGGTGCAGGTGCGCAAGTTCGATATGGAATCCTTCGGCTTCTCGCCGGACATGGCCGGCTGCGAGAATGATCCGGACATGCTGATCGAAAATCCCGAGCTGACCGACGGCGCCTATATCGGCCCGTCGCGTGGTCACCTCTTCCCCGAATTCGCCCGCACCATCGGCATGCCGCGCGGCTATGGCTACGGCGGCGCGATGGGGTCATGGGTGACCGATTTCCTGTCCGGCTGGGCGGGCGAGCACGGCATGGTCGTCCACTCGATCGCCAATTATCGCGGCCCCGCGCTCACCGGCGACATCACGATCCAGACGGCCGAGGTGGTCGACAAGACGGTGGATACCGAGGGTCGCCACCTGATCCACGTCAAGCATCTGATGCGGAATCAGAAGGGCACGACGATGGCGACCGGCACCGCCGAAATCCGCCTGCCGAAGAAACCCGGCTGA
- a CDS encoding carboxymuconolactone decarboxylase family protein — translation MADPTQRIAPITDADRTDAVRAMFAAIAGVGGSANVDNHFVLKTFARHPALTQPFLVFNRHLLSTSTLPVRLRQIAILRVAWVRRAKYMWASHMRMSLGLGLTVADIEAAKIGEASPHWADFERVVVRAADQLIAGSDVDDDLWASLTAGLADQQIMDLIFTIGAYTGLAMAFNAMRIQREPDLVALAEELGSPA, via the coding sequence ATGGCCGACCCCACCCAGCGCATCGCCCCCATCACCGATGCCGATCGCACCGACGCGGTTCGCGCGATGTTCGCGGCGATCGCGGGCGTCGGCGGATCGGCCAATGTCGACAATCATTTCGTGTTGAAGACGTTCGCGCGTCACCCCGCGCTGACCCAGCCGTTCCTCGTCTTCAACCGCCACCTCCTGTCCACCTCCACCCTGCCCGTCCGCCTCCGCCAGATCGCCATCCTTCGCGTCGCGTGGGTGCGGCGCGCGAAATATATGTGGGCGAGCCATATGCGCATGTCGCTCGGGCTGGGCCTCACCGTCGCCGATATCGAGGCGGCCAAGATCGGCGAGGCCTCCCCGCACTGGGCGGATTTCGAGCGCGTCGTCGTTCGCGCCGCCGATCAACTCATCGCCGGATCGGATGTGGACGACGATCTGTGGGCGTCGCTCACCGCCGGCCTGGCCGACCAGCAGATCATGGACCTGATCTTCACGATCGGCGCCTATACGGGCCTCGCCATGGCGTTCAACGCGATGCGGATCCAGCGCGAGCCCGATCTCGTCGCGCTGGCCGAGGAACTCGGGTCTCCGGCCTGA
- a CDS encoding nuclear transport factor 2 family protein encodes MTIDQFLAREAIRDTMARYNHAGDRLKVDDYVACFAPDGIMETRHDDPAFAFRYEGREAIRDWMSRWLERTRTSGVHGASFVRHHLTTCQIDLTGADTARARTYWIAWTDIGADHAGLYIDSFRKVGAAWLIAHRLVREDWRSPDSLFGAAVRNSR; translated from the coding sequence ATGACGATCGACCAGTTCCTCGCCCGCGAGGCGATCCGCGACACAATGGCGCGCTACAACCATGCCGGCGACCGGCTGAAGGTGGACGATTATGTCGCCTGCTTCGCGCCGGACGGCATCATGGAGACGCGCCACGACGACCCGGCTTTCGCTTTTCGCTACGAGGGCCGCGAGGCGATCCGCGACTGGATGAGCCGCTGGCTGGAGCGGACGCGGACGAGCGGCGTGCATGGGGCGAGCTTCGTGCGCCATCATCTGACGACCTGCCAGATCGACCTGACCGGCGCCGATACCGCCCGGGCGCGAACCTATTGGATCGCCTGGACCGACATCGGCGCCGACCATGCCGGCCTGTATATAGACAGTTTCCGCAAGGTCGGCGCGGCGTGGCTGATCGCCCATCGCCTGGTCCGGGAGGACTGGCGTTCGCCTGACAGCCTGTTCGGCGCGGCGGTCCGCAACTCGCGCTGA